The following proteins are co-located in the Pseudanabaena sp. BC1403 genome:
- a CDS encoding FAD-dependent oxidoreductase codes for MTEKPKVIVVGAGWAGLGATYQLTKQGYDVTLLEAGAQAGGLVAGWKTQGGRSVEAGIHGFWYPYRNIFSLVKELELDPFTAWTRSAQYSPAGLEVESPIFQDLPRLPSPLGTFAYTQFKRLPLSDRLSALPLMYAVVDFDNSDDAWKRYDGITARELFRQYGVSERLYRESFEPMLLVGLFAPGEQCSAAAALGMLYYFILAHQADFDVVWCRGTVGEKIFKPWCDRILNLGGKILTDRRVSDVCVDDSGKITAVVCGDESFEADAVIFSVGISGMQKIVANSPALQKRSEFRNLMNLGAIDVLAVRLWCDRKINIPRPSNACFGFDVTTGWTFFDLNALHDEYADETGSVIEVDFYHANQFLPLDNQEIIAIVQKYLASCLPEFETAKVVDSSVIRLPRAVTHFAPGSYQHLLRSITSFPNLYMSGDWVITNHGSWSQEKAYVTGLEAANLVIQQFSHGNMTQILPIEADEPHIQIARSLNQTLRNIAKSLIPNFSLP; via the coding sequence ATGACAGAAAAACCAAAAGTAATCGTCGTTGGTGCAGGTTGGGCGGGACTAGGTGCGACCTATCAACTCACAAAACAAGGATATGACGTAACCTTACTAGAGGCGGGAGCACAAGCGGGTGGATTAGTCGCAGGATGGAAAACGCAAGGGGGAAGATCCGTTGAAGCTGGCATTCATGGCTTTTGGTATCCCTATCGCAATATTTTTTCCTTAGTTAAAGAATTAGAGCTTGATCCATTTACTGCTTGGACGCGATCAGCCCAATATTCCCCCGCAGGCCTAGAAGTTGAATCACCGATTTTTCAAGACTTACCACGCTTGCCTTCCCCTCTTGGGACATTTGCCTATACACAATTTAAAAGATTGCCCTTAAGCGATCGCCTTTCTGCATTGCCATTGATGTATGCAGTGGTAGATTTTGACAATTCTGACGATGCTTGGAAACGTTACGACGGCATAACCGCCCGCGAGCTATTTCGTCAATATGGAGTATCAGAAAGGCTATACCGTGAATCCTTTGAGCCAATGCTGTTAGTTGGTCTCTTTGCTCCAGGAGAACAATGTTCGGCAGCGGCGGCTTTGGGGATGCTTTACTATTTCATCTTGGCGCATCAAGCAGATTTTGATGTGGTTTGGTGTCGAGGTACAGTCGGCGAAAAAATCTTTAAACCTTGGTGCGATCGCATTCTTAATCTGGGCGGCAAAATCCTCACTGATCGCCGTGTTAGTGATGTTTGCGTTGATGATTCTGGCAAAATTACGGCGGTAGTATGTGGTGATGAAAGCTTTGAAGCTGATGCAGTGATTTTCTCAGTGGGCATTTCGGGAATGCAGAAAATTGTGGCGAATAGTCCTGCTTTGCAAAAGCGTAGCGAATTTCGTAACTTGATGAACTTGGGTGCGATCGATGTATTAGCAGTACGACTATGGTGCGATCGCAAAATCAATATTCCCCGTCCTTCTAATGCCTGCTTTGGTTTTGACGTAACTACAGGCTGGACATTTTTTGATCTCAACGCGCTCCATGATGAATATGCCGATGAGACAGGCTCAGTGATCGAAGTCGATTTTTATCATGCGAATCAATTTTTGCCCCTTGATAATCAGGAAATTATTGCGATCGTCCAGAAATATCTTGCTTCCTGTTTGCCAGAATTTGAGACTGCTAAAGTTGTTGACAGCAGCGTGATTCGGTTGCCTCGTGCGGTGACTCATTTTGCCCCTGGAAGTTATCAGCATTTGCTTAGATCTATCACCAGTTTCCCCAATTTATATATGAGTGGTGACTGGGTGATTACCAATCACGGCTCATGGTCACAGGAAAAAGCCTATGTCACAGGTTTAGAAGCCGCAAATTTGGTGATTCAACAATTTAGTCATGGCAACATGACTCAGATTTTGCCGATTGAAGCCGATGAACCTCATATCCAGATTGCGCGATCGCTTAATCAAACCCTAAGAAATATAGCAAAATCCTTGATTCCTAATTTCTCACTGCCATAA
- a CDS encoding cation:proton antiporter — translation MQEDFRLIVDLVTVLAAASFGGLLAAALRLPVLLGYIFGGIVVGPTGLGLIKELIQVETLAQFGVAFLLFALGVEFSLKQLNKVRAIALGGGTLQVLLTIALTTAVSVFVGWVETPTQGIFLGGILSLSSTAVVLRSLMETNATESAQGQVTLGMLIIQDLALGLMLAVLPALDHPESVGIEVIKALSVTALFAGGAIAAGIWVIPPFLRWVASTESRELFLLSVIVLCLGIALLTESLGLSIEMGAFVAGLMISEVEYADQALTYVEPLRDVFATLFFAAIGMLIDPVFLIQNWELILSLVAIVMIGKFLIVVPLVSIFRYPLRVAIFAGLGLAQIGEFSFVLASEGQKLGLVSRRVYLLILGTTAVTLVITPFLLKATPQILELLEKVPFLKAWMNKLDMPQELSANAELKDHVVVCGYGRIGQGIVTLLQSKGYPVLVIEDAESKIEILRSQNIPYLYGNCSSPFVLEKAEIDHARSMLIAISDPIATRLAVQRAISISPEIDIVVRAEKDADIDTLYQLGAKEVVHPTFEASLELTTHLLLCLGESTKDIQAEIIAVRSSRYANFRPEIACVLPVTVAMLPPSPNLVEIDKAS, via the coding sequence GTGCAAGAAGATTTTCGGTTAATTGTTGATTTAGTAACTGTTCTTGCGGCTGCTTCCTTTGGCGGATTGCTAGCGGCGGCGCTGCGATTACCAGTTTTATTGGGTTACATCTTTGGCGGCATCGTCGTTGGCCCCACAGGTTTAGGGCTGATCAAAGAATTGATACAGGTAGAAACCCTCGCTCAGTTTGGGGTTGCCTTTTTGCTGTTTGCTCTCGGCGTTGAGTTTTCACTGAAGCAATTAAATAAAGTAAGAGCGATCGCCCTTGGCGGCGGAACTTTACAAGTCTTGCTCACGATCGCCCTTACCACAGCTGTATCGGTATTTGTAGGATGGGTCGAGACACCAACCCAAGGAATCTTCTTAGGCGGAATTTTGTCGCTATCGTCAACGGCTGTGGTGCTGCGCAGCTTGATGGAAACCAATGCCACGGAGTCCGCACAGGGACAAGTTACGCTGGGGATGTTGATCATCCAAGATTTAGCGTTGGGATTGATGTTGGCGGTCTTGCCTGCGCTGGATCATCCTGAATCAGTGGGTATTGAAGTTATCAAAGCATTGTCGGTGACGGCGTTATTTGCAGGTGGCGCGATCGCAGCAGGGATTTGGGTAATTCCGCCATTTTTGCGATGGGTAGCGAGTACCGAGAGCCGCGAATTATTTTTGCTAAGTGTAATTGTGTTGTGCTTGGGGATTGCGCTCCTAACCGAGTCTTTAGGCTTATCGATTGAAATGGGCGCATTCGTTGCAGGTTTAATGATTTCCGAGGTGGAATACGCCGATCAAGCCCTCACCTATGTCGAACCTCTGCGAGATGTGTTTGCCACTCTGTTTTTTGCAGCGATCGGGATGCTCATCGATCCTGTATTTCTGATTCAGAACTGGGAGTTAATTCTCAGTCTGGTCGCGATCGTGATGATCGGTAAATTTTTGATCGTTGTGCCTTTAGTCAGTATCTTTCGATATCCTTTGCGAGTTGCCATTTTTGCGGGACTAGGTTTAGCTCAGATTGGAGAATTTTCGTTTGTGCTCGCAAGTGAAGGACAAAAGCTAGGTTTAGTTTCGCGTCGTGTTTACTTACTGATTTTGGGGACAACTGCGGTAACGTTGGTAATTACACCGTTCTTGCTGAAGGCAACACCGCAGATTTTAGAATTACTTGAAAAAGTTCCATTCCTAAAAGCTTGGATGAACAAGCTCGATATGCCCCAAGAGCTTTCCGCCAATGCTGAACTTAAGGATCATGTGGTGGTCTGTGGTTATGGTCGGATTGGACAGGGAATTGTTACTTTGTTACAGTCCAAGGGATATCCTGTGCTGGTAATTGAGGATGCCGAGTCAAAGATAGAAATTCTGCGATCGCAAAATATTCCCTACCTATACGGCAATTGCTCAAGCCCTTTTGTACTTGAAAAAGCGGAAATAGACCATGCGCGATCGATGTTAATCGCCATTTCCGACCCGATCGCTACTAGATTGGCGGTACAGAGAGCCATCTCTATTTCTCCAGAAATTGATATTGTGGTCAGAGCTGAGAAAGATGCTGATATCGATACGCTGTACCAACTTGGCGCTAAGGAAGTTGTGCATCCTACATTTGAGGCAAGTTTGGAGCTAACCACACATCTACTACTATGTCTGGGCGAAAGTACTAAAGATATTCAAGCAGAAATTATCGCCGTGCGTAGTAGCCGCTATGCTAATTTCCGTCCTGAAATTGCCTGTGTATTGCCAGTGACTGTGGCGATGTTGCCACCTAGTCCTAATCTCGTTGAGATTGACAAGGCTTCTTGA
- a CDS encoding late competence development ComFB family protein, with product MLGFVNVLEEILVRETYIQIEELRPEIQPKVKVAEVVAYAINRLPPLFATSMKGWQYQYQYALNELQPQITQLVRQGIKAVLFGDPLHDLTPLPNHLFTNSAGVLYQLSRILGRKNLRWRDVPILVEATVSKTNSAININGQTVLQSDQETVMQDASYLNRHTKALLSSSKRFMEKQIAQKQQELRRQELCLQGSSLFVAQGLPYGNSWAYEKKVKDAVEMEYRALQAYTLQAQLGLVNVLEHLVYRAMERIAKPELYERINQNEVAAYALNRLPPMYATSDRGFKYLRQRIITEFARELVGAVRTGVMKVLQASYADVPPIYAYQFEREYEQSMQVLNSFFKREDISLHNIVLIVQDLLVCQSA from the coding sequence ATGCTTGGATTTGTCAATGTTTTAGAAGAAATTCTGGTTAGAGAAACTTATATTCAAATCGAAGAACTTCGTCCAGAAATACAACCTAAAGTCAAAGTTGCAGAGGTAGTAGCCTATGCAATTAATCGTTTGCCACCATTATTTGCCACATCTATGAAAGGGTGGCAATATCAATATCAATACGCTTTGAATGAATTACAACCCCAAATAACTCAGTTAGTCAGACAGGGGATTAAAGCTGTCTTATTTGGCGATCCTCTACATGATCTAACGCCGCTACCTAATCACCTATTTACCAATAGTGCAGGAGTACTTTATCAGTTAAGCCGAATTTTGGGACGTAAAAATTTACGCTGGCGGGATGTCCCAATCTTAGTTGAAGCAACGGTTAGTAAAACTAACTCTGCAATTAATATAAATGGTCAGACAGTACTTCAATCTGACCAAGAAACTGTTATGCAAGATGCTAGTTATCTGAATAGACATACAAAAGCGTTACTTTCCAGTTCAAAAAGATTTATGGAAAAGCAAATTGCTCAAAAGCAACAGGAATTAAGGCGACAAGAATTATGTCTACAGGGCTCTAGTCTTTTCGTTGCTCAAGGACTGCCATATGGAAATTCTTGGGCTTATGAGAAGAAAGTAAAAGATGCAGTTGAAATGGAATATAGAGCTCTACAAGCCTACACTCTACAAGCCCAGTTAGGTTTGGTTAATGTCTTAGAGCATCTTGTATATCGAGCTATGGAGCGTATTGCAAAACCAGAGTTATACGAACGAATTAACCAAAATGAAGTAGCTGCCTATGCCCTAAATCGATTACCGCCAATGTACGCAACTAGCGATCGCGGATTTAAGTATTTAAGGCAAAGGATAATTACAGAATTTGCTCGTGAATTGGTCGGAGCGGTGCGCACTGGTGTAATGAAAGTCCTGCAAGCTTCGTATGCAGATGTTCCCCCTATATATGCGTATCAGTTTGAGCGAGAGTATGAACAATCAATGCAGGTTTTAAACAGTTTTTTTAAAAGAGAAGATATTTCACTCCACAATATTGTGCTAATTGTGCAAGATTTATTGGTGTGTCAATCTGCATAA
- a CDS encoding PHP domain-containing protein, with the protein MVTQTPLLISESSATSRLRKIFASVDAVSCPHRLNFHLHTVYSDGKMQPVDLIQQAIALRLSDLAITDHHAIAGYYIAKQYLEQSMGQSPDPHSLPTLWSGIEVNASLIFTEVHILGYGFDPQHEAMHPYLQGKTTAGLDYQAISVIKAMHLAGGLAVLAHPARYRRSPEDLIPAAAALGIDGIETYYGYDNSDPWKPSPRQTEEIRHLAESHGLMHTCGTDSHGFKISKRL; encoded by the coding sequence ATGGTAACTCAAACTCCATTATTGATATCAGAATCGAGTGCAACCAGTAGGCTCCGAAAGATTTTCGCGTCCGTCGATGCCGTGAGTTGTCCACATAGGCTAAATTTCCATTTGCATACAGTGTATTCTGACGGCAAAATGCAGCCTGTGGATTTAATCCAACAGGCGATCGCTTTGCGTCTATCTGATCTTGCTATTACCGATCACCATGCGATCGCAGGCTATTACATAGCTAAGCAATATCTTGAGCAATCTATGGGTCAATCTCCTGATCCCCACTCTTTGCCAACTCTCTGGTCTGGGATCGAAGTTAATGCCAGTTTGATTTTTACTGAAGTGCATATTCTTGGCTATGGATTTGATCCCCAACATGAGGCTATGCATCCTTATTTGCAAGGCAAAACTACCGCAGGTCTAGACTATCAAGCAATTAGTGTGATTAAGGCGATGCATTTGGCTGGAGGCTTAGCAGTACTTGCCCATCCTGCCCGATATAGGCGATCGCCTGAAGACTTGATCCCCGCCGCCGCCGCTTTAGGGATTGATGGTATTGAAACCTACTATGGCTATGACAATAGTGATCCTTGGAAGCCTAGTCCACGCCAAACCGAAGAAATTCGACATCTTGCGGAATCACACGGATTAATGCATACCTGCGGGACAGACTCGCACGGGTTTAAAATCAGTAAAAGACTTTAG
- a CDS encoding NDP-sugar synthase: MQAVIIAGGKGTRLRPLTYGCPKPMLPLIDRPFLEWMINRCREASVCDILLNVQYQARQVIDYFGDGDRFGVKIRYIEESTPLDTAGAIKLAEPYFTGESLIVFNADILTNLDLTALIKFHKETQADATLTLTRVPDITPFGLVEINEQSQVQAFREKPNAEQAVEFLAQGIDTINAGTYVLEPKIFDIYPTGEPLSFERKVFPNVLERGLKMMGFVWDGYWMDMGTPEKYFQAQVDVLEGQVAYDFGDRVEQRSEGVWIAKTAKVAEGAVLNAPCYVGEDASIGKDAQIPSQTLIGSNSLVNRAIASGMYAAGSMLI; this comes from the coding sequence ATGCAAGCTGTAATTATTGCTGGTGGGAAAGGAACACGCCTCAGACCCTTGACCTATGGCTGTCCTAAGCCAATGCTACCTCTAATTGATCGCCCATTTTTAGAGTGGATGATTAATCGTTGCCGTGAAGCTAGTGTGTGCGACATTTTGCTAAACGTGCAGTATCAAGCGCGACAAGTGATCGATTATTTTGGAGATGGCGATCGCTTTGGGGTGAAAATTCGCTATATCGAAGAGTCAACCCCTCTCGATACCGCAGGCGCAATTAAGCTAGCAGAGCCATATTTCACAGGTGAGTCATTGATCGTGTTCAATGCCGATATTCTTACTAATTTAGACTTGACGGCGCTAATAAAGTTTCATAAGGAAACTCAAGCTGATGCAACTTTGACCTTGACAAGAGTTCCTGACATTACGCCTTTTGGCTTAGTAGAAATTAATGAGCAAAGTCAGGTACAAGCTTTTCGTGAAAAACCGAATGCAGAGCAAGCGGTAGAATTTCTTGCTCAAGGGATCGATACAATTAACGCAGGAACCTATGTTCTTGAACCAAAGATTTTCGACATCTATCCGACGGGTGAGCCTCTAAGCTTTGAAAGGAAAGTTTTCCCCAATGTTTTGGAACGAGGATTAAAGATGATGGGATTTGTATGGGATGGCTATTGGATGGATATGGGAACACCTGAGAAGTATTTTCAAGCGCAAGTTGATGTTTTGGAAGGTCAGGTTGCCTATGATTTTGGCGATCGCGTTGAGCAGAGAAGTGAGGGTGTTTGGATCGCGAAAACGGCTAAGGTAGCTGAGGGCGCAGTTTTAAATGCTCCTTGTTATGTGGGAGAAGACGCTTCTATTGGCAAAGATGCTCAGATTCCATCGCAAACTTTAATCGGATCAAATTCCCTTGTGAATCGGGCGATCGCTTCAGGCATGTATGCCGCAGGTTCAATGTTAATTTAA
- the yidD gene encoding membrane protein insertion efficiency factor YidD, with product MKKLVILLIQFYRLCISPLFPPRCRFQPTCSQYAGTAIDRFGLVKGGGQAVKRICSCHPWNIGGYDPVPELLPKQDEHASV from the coding sequence ATGAAAAAACTTGTCATTTTATTGATCCAGTTTTATCGATTGTGTATTTCGCCATTATTTCCGCCGAGATGTCGATTTCAACCAACTTGTTCGCAATATGCAGGGACTGCGATCGATCGCTTTGGTTTAGTCAAAGGAGGGGGACAAGCTGTGAAACGGATTTGTAGTTGCCATCCTTGGAATATAGGTGGTTATGATCCTGTTCCAGAACTTTTACCGAAACAAGATGAGCATGCATCAGTTTAA
- a CDS encoding type I restriction enzyme HsdR N-terminal domain-containing protein: MVQTLQASRLSLYDVETKFHAHQQFTTNDFFTDLLQNAPPLSEFEKQILDRTRQHYLYLAKRPLLEVTVKMVTLSPLLSLAGFYDPPFYTTLEESIELVSQDGAEVVRGQIDILVLQQAIWVLVIEAKSIQYDVMVALPQALTYMIASPNHTQPRFGLITNGREFRFIKLDSETEPTYTLSKVFSLSEAENHLYVVLQILKFLAHLVK; encoded by the coding sequence ATGGTTCAAACTCTACAAGCTTCAAGGCTCAGTTTATATGATGTCGAAACTAAATTTCATGCACATCAGCAATTTACAACTAACGATTTCTTTACAGATCTATTGCAAAATGCTCCTCCCCTAAGCGAATTTGAGAAACAAATTTTAGATCGTACTAGGCAGCACTATCTCTATCTAGCTAAACGCCCACTGCTAGAAGTAACTGTCAAGATGGTTACTTTGTCGCCATTACTATCCCTAGCAGGTTTTTATGATCCACCTTTTTATACAACTTTAGAAGAGTCTATAGAGTTAGTATCTCAGGACGGGGCAGAAGTGGTGCGGGGGCAGATAGATATCTTAGTTTTACAACAAGCAATTTGGGTATTGGTGATCGAAGCCAAAAGCATTCAATATGACGTGATGGTTGCTCTGCCACAGGCTTTGACTTATATGATTGCTAGTCCTAACCACACTCAACCAAGATTTGGACTAATCACCAATGGACGAGAGTTTCGCTTTATCAAACTAGATTCTGAAACTGAACCAACTTATACATTATCCAAAGTTTTTTCATTATCTGAAGCAGAAAATCATTTATATGTAGTGCTCCAAATTTTAAAATTTCTCGCTCATCTAGTTAAGTAG
- a CDS encoding LCP family protein codes for MSNRPITASKIRSADTTNQADLPINLLEPAQIDAVPTTITKTITKIKRIPFAKIGFTLSLLISIGTGALLGRIIPINALDWGGLLSGRKPEEVLMEGLGRKLERPYQILVMGVDRVLDAPIGSPESFNGRSDSMLLIRLDPIDRSVQMLSIPRDTQVPIPDYGVTKINAANVYGGASLAQEVVSGKLNGVEIDRYVRVDTSGLSALVDALGGIEVNVPKRMKYKDNTQKLNIDLYAGVQTLNGEQAEGFARFRHDEEGDIGRIKRQQIVLKAVKAKIANPGVVMHLPDLINVMQKHVDSNLSFDEMMAIATFSMTLKPDKIQATSLKGRPSEPNEFRFSYWIVSPEDVDQAIADKFTTKQNTK; via the coding sequence GTGAGTAATAGACCGATAACTGCATCCAAAATTCGGTCAGCCGATACCACCAATCAGGCTGATTTGCCTATTAATTTACTAGAACCAGCGCAAATCGATGCAGTTCCCACAACTATTACTAAAACTATTACAAAAATTAAGCGGATCCCCTTTGCGAAAATTGGTTTTACCCTATCCCTATTAATTTCTATTGGAACGGGAGCTCTTTTAGGTCGGATCATCCCTATTAATGCTCTGGATTGGGGCGGTTTGTTATCGGGACGCAAACCTGAAGAAGTCTTGATGGAGGGATTAGGTCGCAAGTTAGAGCGTCCCTATCAGATTTTGGTTATGGGGGTAGATCGAGTCCTTGATGCTCCAATTGGGTCTCCCGAATCCTTTAATGGTCGTAGCGATAGCATGTTGCTAATTCGTCTCGATCCCATTGATCGCTCAGTGCAGATGCTATCAATCCCTCGTGATACGCAAGTGCCTATCCCAGACTATGGCGTGACCAAAATTAATGCGGCAAATGTCTATGGTGGCGCGTCGCTCGCTCAAGAGGTTGTCTCAGGGAAACTTAATGGTGTTGAAATCGATCGCTATGTTCGTGTAGATACCTCTGGGCTATCAGCTTTAGTGGATGCCCTAGGTGGTATTGAGGTGAATGTACCAAAGCGAATGAAGTACAAAGACAATACTCAAAAGCTCAATATCGATCTTTATGCAGGTGTGCAGACTTTAAACGGGGAACAAGCTGAAGGCTTTGCGAGATTTCGCCATGATGAAGAGGGCGATATCGGACGGATTAAGCGACAACAGATTGTCTTAAAGGCTGTGAAGGCAAAAATTGCTAATCCTGGGGTTGTAATGCATCTTCCTGATCTGATCAACGTCATGCAAAAACATGTGGATTCTAATCTCAGCTTTGACGAAATGATGGCGATCGCTACTTTTAGTATGACTTTAAAACCTGACAAAATCCAAGCTACTAGCCTCAAGGGTAGACCCAGTGAGCCAAATGAGTTTCGATTTAGCTATTGGATTGTCAGCCCTGAGGATGTCGATCAAGCGATCGCGGATAAATTTACAACCAAACAAAATACTAAATAA
- a CDS encoding winged helix-turn-helix domain-containing protein has translation MLLTEQAPATAKNTVGCILVVEDEAIIQEAIALALREEGYSVLLAEDGYSALQIAKAAARLDLVILDVMLPSINGLDFCRILRHEGNNVPVLMISARGNESDRIVGLEVGADDYLSKPFGMKELVARCRALLRRSRRDFVATNATVYKFGDITMYPDECRVTINETEINLSPKEFRLLDLFMSHPRRVWSREQLLEKVWGVDFVGDSKTVDVHIRWLREKIEVDPSDPKHIVTVRGFGYRLG, from the coding sequence ATGCTCTTAACAGAACAAGCTCCAGCTACTGCTAAAAATACTGTCGGTTGTATCTTGGTAGTAGAGGATGAAGCGATTATTCAAGAGGCGATCGCGCTAGCTTTGCGTGAAGAAGGTTACAGCGTTCTATTGGCTGAAGATGGTTACAGCGCTTTACAAATTGCTAAAGCTGCGGCAAGACTTGATTTAGTAATTTTAGATGTGATGTTGCCATCGATAAATGGACTGGATTTTTGCCGCATTTTGCGTCACGAAGGCAATAATGTCCCTGTATTGATGATTAGCGCTAGGGGGAATGAATCAGATCGCATCGTTGGATTGGAAGTCGGAGCTGATGATTATCTCAGCAAACCCTTTGGAATGAAGGAACTAGTGGCTCGTTGCCGAGCTTTGCTACGCCGTAGTCGTCGCGACTTTGTGGCAACTAATGCCACAGTTTACAAATTTGGGGATATCACTATGTATCCCGATGAATGCCGCGTCACGATTAATGAAACTGAGATTAATCTTTCGCCTAAAGAATTTCGCTTGCTTGATCTATTTATGAGTCATCCGCGCCGCGTCTGGTCAAGGGAGCAACTGCTAGAAAAAGTCTGGGGTGTGGATTTCGTTGGTGATAGCAAAACTGTCGATGTGCATATTCGTTGGCTGCGCGAAAAAATCGAAGTTGATCCTAGCGACCCAAAACACATTGTCACAGTTAGAGGCTTTGGTTATCGCTTAGGCTAG
- a CDS encoding DUF2997 domain-containing protein, with the protein MSQYQRIEYLIGKDGKIVERAIDISGSECVALTAEIESNLGKVETRQLLPNYYETSEQNLDSNAIEQVQFDQ; encoded by the coding sequence ATGTCTCAGTATCAACGTATCGAGTACTTAATCGGGAAAGATGGCAAAATCGTTGAACGGGCGATCGATATATCTGGTAGTGAATGCGTCGCGCTCACTGCTGAAATTGAGTCGAATTTAGGGAAGGTCGAAACTCGCCAATTGTTACCTAATTATTACGAGACATCTGAGCAAAATCTTGACAGCAATGCGATTGAGCAAGTTCAGTTCGATCAATAA
- a CDS encoding S-layer homology domain-containing protein yields the protein MKLKFRSLSRIILIGFLASSVAACQDSNLGSSLEVAIAPASPSTSEPIAEKPNQPTPIATPPANSTSTAKPEPKPTNSPTSSVNPVNSDRLSAQMKAISLQSLPKESTSEKNLLKELFYINFTNSQPQSGEFSDLETAPAPLKAWIKDLNKLGTITPKIGQEFKPNILVARREYARWLLETNNQLYKNQPSRQIRLAQPTDSASFPDIPQSHPDFAIIQGLANAGLIGGTGDRFRPNDPLLREELVQWKIPLDLRQPLPIATLETVSQSWGFKDSDRISEKALSAIFADAQLRDISNIRRSFGFTTLLQPQKPVTRAEAAASLWYFGTAVDGISVSKVLETER from the coding sequence ATGAAACTAAAATTTAGAAGTCTTTCCAGAATTATCCTTATAGGTTTTCTAGCTTCTTCTGTTGCAGCTTGCCAAGACTCAAATCTCGGCAGCTCATTGGAGGTAGCGATCGCTCCCGCGAGTCCATCAACTTCTGAGCCAATCGCAGAAAAGCCCAATCAACCGACCCCGATCGCTACACCACCTGCTAATTCAACCTCAACCGCAAAACCTGAACCAAAACCAACTAATTCTCCTACTAGTTCCGTTAATCCTGTGAATAGCGATCGCTTATCTGCTCAAATGAAAGCGATCTCTCTACAATCCTTACCAAAGGAGTCAACCTCAGAAAAGAACTTACTCAAAGAACTTTTCTATATAAACTTTACTAATTCTCAGCCTCAATCTGGTGAATTTAGTGATCTAGAAACAGCACCTGCACCCCTCAAGGCTTGGATTAAGGACTTAAACAAATTAGGAACGATCACTCCGAAAATAGGGCAAGAGTTTAAGCCGAATATATTAGTTGCACGTCGTGAATATGCACGATGGTTATTAGAAACGAATAATCAACTTTATAAAAATCAACCTAGCCGCCAAATTCGACTTGCTCAACCAACCGATAGCGCCAGCTTCCCCGATATTCCTCAAAGCCATCCTGATTTTGCAATTATTCAGGGATTAGCCAACGCAGGACTAATCGGCGGAACAGGCGATCGCTTTCGTCCTAACGATCCCCTATTGCGCGAAGAACTCGTGCAATGGAAGATTCCACTTGATCTCAGACAACCTTTGCCAATTGCCACATTAGAGACTGTGAGTCAATCATGGGGTTTTAAAGATAGCGATCGCATTAGCGAGAAAGCTCTAAGTGCGATCTTTGCTGATGCTCAACTGCGCGATATTTCTAACATTCGACGCAGTTTTGGATTTACGACATTATTACAACCACAAAAGCCCGTCACCCGTGCCGAGGCTGCCGCTTCGCTTTGGTATTTTGGCACTGCGGTAGATGGCATATCCGTTAGCAAGGTTTTAGAAACTGAGCGATAA